In a single window of the Myxococcus fulvus genome:
- a CDS encoding WD40/YVTN/BNR-like repeat-containing protein, giving the protein MSHQHPHRWSQVLCLLAMCAGTTASAHAGLPETSNVTLRRGHPEDFFLGATFGAVISRDAGKTFRWICPDAMGYGGWNPTAYLWREAGDIMAATGSALLRSPDGGCSWNTHPYFKDTWVSGLAAHPTDDRVLYVVTSRHGRPNGLYRSQDGGETWAPSPLLRQGLVLNAVRVSPANPQRLYATGKEESRMLLLRSDDAGETWREVVHTLAPLLLPYDLMVEAADPVSADIVWARVSSQGSTFMLRSDDGGETFVNVSEIQDVFINMELSADGKTTWVGTLNHFFRGPSTGPLDMLTLPTGNACVLRQGDTLYGCGSTWLHDWALARSTDQGSTWEHLFGLYEIQGTHHCPRGTPVRDLCPSRWPQLAEQLGAPLYPDGGVEEPTPEDAGTPDAGAPDAGPADAGSTPEPPPGPKGSGGCGAMGGNMAPLLMLLSLFTLLRRGRRREHSTTGPLP; this is encoded by the coding sequence ATGTCGCATCAGCACCCCCACCGTTGGAGCCAGGTCCTCTGCCTGCTGGCCATGTGCGCCGGGACGACGGCGAGCGCCCACGCGGGCCTGCCGGAGACGTCCAACGTCACCCTCCGCCGAGGCCACCCGGAGGACTTCTTCCTGGGCGCGACGTTCGGCGCGGTGATTTCGCGCGACGCCGGCAAGACGTTCCGGTGGATATGCCCGGACGCGATGGGCTACGGCGGCTGGAACCCCACGGCCTACCTGTGGCGTGAGGCCGGCGACATCATGGCGGCCACGGGCAGCGCCCTCCTGCGCTCACCCGACGGGGGTTGCTCGTGGAACACGCACCCCTACTTCAAGGACACCTGGGTCTCCGGCCTCGCGGCGCATCCCACCGATGACCGCGTGCTGTACGTCGTCACCTCGCGGCACGGCAGGCCCAACGGCCTGTACCGCTCCCAGGACGGCGGCGAGACATGGGCCCCGTCTCCCCTGCTGCGTCAGGGCCTGGTGCTCAACGCGGTGCGCGTGTCCCCGGCGAATCCCCAGCGCCTGTACGCGACGGGCAAGGAGGAGAGCCGGATGCTCCTCCTGCGCAGCGACGACGCGGGGGAGACGTGGCGCGAGGTGGTGCACACGCTGGCGCCGCTCTTGTTGCCGTACGACTTGATGGTGGAGGCAGCGGACCCGGTGTCGGCGGACATCGTGTGGGCGCGCGTGTCGTCGCAGGGCTCCACCTTCATGCTGCGCAGCGATGACGGCGGCGAGACCTTCGTCAACGTCTCCGAAATCCAGGACGTCTTCATCAACATGGAGCTGTCCGCCGACGGCAAGACGACCTGGGTCGGCACGCTCAACCACTTCTTCCGAGGCCCCTCCACGGGCCCCCTGGACATGCTGACCCTGCCCACGGGCAACGCGTGCGTGCTGCGCCAGGGAGACACGCTCTACGGCTGCGGGTCCACGTGGTTGCACGACTGGGCGCTCGCGCGCAGCACGGACCAGGGCAGCACGTGGGAGCACCTGTTCGGCCTCTACGAAATCCAGGGCACGCACCACTGTCCGCGCGGCACGCCGGTGCGAGACCTCTGCCCCAGCCGCTGGCCCCAGCTGGCCGAGCAGCTCGGCGCGCCGCTGTATCCGGATGGTGGCGTCGAGGAGCCGACACCCGAGGACGCGGGCACGCCCGACGCAGGCGCGCCCGACGCGGGACCCGCCGATGCAGGCTCCACTCCTGAACCCCCGCCTGGTCCCAAGGGGTCGGGAGGTTGCGGGGCGATGGGTGGGAACATGGCGCCGCTGTTGATGTTGCTGTCCCTCTTCACCCTGCTGCGCCGTGGTCGGCGGCGTGAGCACTCCACGACAGGTCCCCTCCCATGA
- a CDS encoding cyclic nucleotide-binding domain-containing protein — protein sequence MAGAAERSDLIPEEGARGRRLPMGGPARSVWEAVMQGAVDVAVRAYEDLSPGQRERVLVDSANVPAQARTALVDVLRRARDFAGAARLLEAQGADSEAAALHEQAGSLLMAAEAWLRAGEPARAAAAFERGGALERALELYRSLEARESMAHCLTRLQRPLEAAEVYHALGYAHAELEALRGVPSEHPRRREAVLRMCALLDEQGESMRALVLLADARQESAAAREDEVLKAEHLRLLRHLGLSDGSPESGESSSPVAERPGATPDGYEYLKAIPIFGELALEDLKDLYRVARQVVIPEDTTVLEKGARGTGLLVLLEGTVEVSSGPGPDARRLNTLGPGAWLGEISLIQDGPTSAHVRSSSTVRALRVTRADFQHYLATHEAAALRIYRLFTHNLAERVRVLST from the coding sequence ATGGCGGGGGCCGCGGAGAGGTCCGACCTCATTCCGGAGGAGGGCGCCCGGGGGCGACGTCTGCCCATGGGTGGCCCTGCGCGTTCGGTGTGGGAGGCGGTGATGCAGGGAGCGGTGGACGTGGCGGTGCGGGCCTACGAGGACCTGTCCCCAGGGCAGCGCGAGCGCGTGCTGGTGGACTCCGCGAACGTGCCCGCACAGGCGCGCACGGCGCTGGTGGACGTGCTGCGGCGGGCCCGGGACTTCGCGGGCGCGGCGCGCCTCCTGGAGGCCCAGGGCGCGGACTCCGAGGCCGCGGCGCTGCATGAGCAGGCAGGCTCGTTGCTGATGGCGGCGGAGGCGTGGCTGCGCGCGGGAGAGCCCGCGAGAGCGGCGGCGGCCTTCGAGCGCGGCGGCGCGCTGGAGCGGGCGCTGGAGCTGTACCGCTCGCTGGAGGCGCGCGAGTCCATGGCGCACTGCCTGACGCGGCTGCAGCGTCCGCTGGAGGCCGCGGAGGTGTACCACGCGCTGGGCTACGCGCACGCGGAGCTGGAGGCGCTGCGCGGCGTGCCGTCCGAGCATCCCCGCCGACGCGAGGCGGTGCTGCGCATGTGCGCGCTGCTCGACGAGCAGGGTGAGTCCATGCGCGCGCTGGTGCTGCTGGCGGATGCGCGGCAGGAGTCCGCGGCCGCGCGCGAGGACGAGGTGCTCAAGGCGGAGCACCTGCGTCTGCTCAGGCACCTGGGGTTGAGCGATGGCTCGCCCGAGTCCGGGGAGTCCTCCTCGCCGGTGGCCGAGCGGCCGGGCGCGACGCCGGATGGGTACGAGTACCTCAAGGCGATTCCCATCTTCGGGGAGCTGGCGCTGGAGGACCTCAAGGACCTCTACCGTGTGGCGCGGCAGGTGGTCATCCCCGAGGACACCACGGTGCTGGAGAAGGGCGCGCGGGGCACGGGGCTGCTCGTGTTGTTGGAGGGCACGGTGGAGGTGTCGAGCGGCCCGGGGCCGGACGCGCGGCGGCTCAACACGCTGGGGCCCGGCGCGTGGTTGGGGGAAATCTCCCTCATCCAGGACGGGCCCACGTCCGCGCACGTGCGCTCCAGCTCCACGGTGAGGGCCCTGCGCGTGACGCGCGCGGACTTCCAGCACTACCTGGCCACCCACGAGGCGGCGGCCCTGCGCATCTACCGACTGTTCACCCACAACCTGGCGGAGCGGGTGCGGGTGCTCAGCACGTAG
- a CDS encoding cyclic nucleotide-binding domain-containing protein has product MADTRVEGRERAVQLARQGQLEAALAEYQALLKHAPDDAEVRQQVAELLEWLGRASDAAAAHEAAALAWAKALQPLRAVAACVALGRLGAPGAVRARTSAALAERFALCSEACEDGVSGLFSRLGREDFVALVDVLQVRAFFPGQPVVQEGEAGASMFVLVEGRAEVTRALESGERAVVGAVAPGDVFGELALVSEGPRLASVVVTERAVLLELTREALTSVSARQPRVAQVVEDFYRRRLVDNLLRSNPLLSRLTPAQKAALSLDFSLRSIAEGEVLLTQGQPGDAFYVLLRGRCTPWLLHPDGRRVALAELHEGDVFGEISLLLDKPVSATVRADGVGVVLRLPRAAFEKHLLSQPGLKGQLMRMGTERLQRSARVLASGRVLHDGDLRV; this is encoded by the coding sequence ATGGCGGACACGCGTGTCGAGGGGAGGGAGCGGGCCGTGCAGCTCGCCCGGCAGGGCCAGCTGGAGGCGGCGCTCGCCGAGTACCAGGCGCTCTTGAAGCACGCCCCCGATGACGCGGAGGTGCGCCAGCAGGTGGCGGAGCTGCTCGAGTGGCTGGGCCGCGCGAGCGACGCCGCGGCCGCGCACGAAGCCGCCGCGCTGGCCTGGGCCAAGGCGTTGCAGCCCCTGCGCGCGGTGGCGGCGTGCGTGGCCCTGGGGCGCCTGGGGGCTCCGGGCGCCGTGAGGGCGCGCACCTCGGCGGCGCTGGCCGAGCGCTTCGCGCTGTGCTCGGAGGCGTGTGAGGACGGCGTCTCGGGGCTCTTCTCCCGACTGGGCCGCGAGGACTTCGTCGCGCTGGTGGACGTGCTCCAGGTGCGCGCCTTCTTCCCCGGACAGCCGGTGGTGCAAGAGGGCGAGGCGGGTGCGTCCATGTTCGTGCTGGTGGAGGGCCGCGCGGAGGTGACGCGCGCGCTGGAGAGCGGGGAGCGCGCCGTGGTGGGCGCGGTGGCGCCCGGCGACGTCTTCGGCGAGCTGGCGCTGGTGTCCGAGGGCCCCCGGCTGGCGAGCGTCGTCGTCACCGAGCGCGCGGTGTTGCTGGAGCTGACGCGCGAGGCGCTCACGTCCGTGTCCGCGCGCCAGCCGCGCGTGGCCCAGGTGGTGGAGGACTTCTACCGGCGCAGGCTGGTGGACAACCTCTTGCGCAGCAACCCGCTGCTCAGCCGGCTGACGCCCGCGCAGAAGGCCGCGCTCAGCCTGGACTTCAGCCTGCGCTCCATCGCCGAAGGCGAGGTGCTGCTGACACAGGGGCAGCCGGGTGACGCCTTCTACGTGCTCTTGCGCGGACGGTGCACGCCGTGGCTGTTGCATCCGGATGGCCGGCGCGTGGCGCTGGCGGAGCTGCACGAGGGGGACGTGTTCGGCGAAATCTCCCTGCTGCTCGACAAGCCGGTGTCCGCCACGGTGCGCGCGGACGGCGTGGGCGTGGTGCTGCGGCTGCCTCGCGCCGCGTTCGAGAAGCACCTGCTCAGCCAGCCGGGCCTGAAGGGACAGCTGATGCGCATGGGCACCGAGCGGCTGCAGCGCTCCGCGCGCGTGCTGGCATCGGGCCGTGTGCTGCACGACGGCGACCTGCGCGTCTGA
- a CDS encoding OmpP1/FadL family transporter, giving the protein MKKTLSLVALLAAGSSQAAGFQINTQSARSSGMGNAAAAWLDDSSAIYSNAANILGVNKLDVQIGDTGILPAIKFTPDNGTEQGQKTTLSPPPHLFLVYKPFDRAAVGLGIYTPFGARSRWEDGFVGRFRAQESALSVYNINPTAAYQLHERFRVGGGINIYRSTLELKRALGFVESEGQVHLGGSDWGWGYNIGVQAVLLPKVVTFGLHYRSAADLSFKGQADFQNVPVEFQTRLPDTRVQGDVTLPATIAAGIAVTPLENLKIAFDANWVDWSSFQELAIEFPDNPAINNPLPKQWRAKWNYHLGAEYGVTPAFQVRAGFIYDPAPSPGSTLTPDLPDANRFGVSGGLGYNWNGLRADFAYQFVSLSDKESSAPGIPGVYNGSAHVFGLTLGYSM; this is encoded by the coding sequence ATGAAGAAGACACTGTCCCTCGTCGCGCTCCTGGCCGCGGGTAGCTCCCAGGCGGCCGGCTTTCAGATCAACACCCAGAGCGCCCGCTCCTCGGGCATGGGCAACGCGGCGGCCGCGTGGCTGGACGACTCGTCGGCCATCTACTCGAACGCCGCGAACATCCTCGGTGTGAACAAGCTGGACGTGCAGATTGGTGACACCGGCATCCTGCCGGCCATCAAGTTCACGCCGGACAACGGCACCGAGCAGGGTCAGAAGACGACCCTGTCGCCCCCGCCACACCTGTTCCTGGTCTACAAGCCGTTCGACCGGGCCGCGGTGGGTCTGGGCATCTACACGCCCTTCGGCGCGCGCAGCCGCTGGGAGGATGGGTTCGTGGGCCGCTTCCGCGCCCAGGAGTCCGCGCTGTCCGTCTACAACATCAACCCGACGGCGGCGTACCAGCTCCACGAGCGCTTCCGCGTGGGCGGCGGCATCAACATCTACCGCTCCACCCTGGAGCTCAAGCGCGCCCTGGGCTTCGTCGAGTCCGAGGGCCAGGTGCACCTGGGCGGCAGCGACTGGGGCTGGGGCTACAACATCGGCGTCCAGGCCGTGCTGCTGCCCAAGGTGGTGACGTTCGGCCTGCACTACCGCAGCGCCGCGGACCTGTCGTTCAAGGGTCAGGCGGACTTCCAGAACGTGCCGGTGGAGTTCCAGACGCGCCTGCCGGACACGCGCGTGCAGGGTGACGTCACGCTGCCGGCCACCATCGCCGCGGGCATCGCCGTCACGCCGCTGGAGAACTTGAAGATCGCCTTCGACGCCAACTGGGTGGACTGGTCCTCGTTCCAGGAGCTCGCCATCGAGTTCCCGGACAACCCGGCCATCAACAACCCGCTGCCCAAGCAGTGGCGCGCGAAGTGGAACTACCACCTGGGCGCCGAGTACGGCGTGACGCCGGCCTTCCAGGTCCGCGCCGGCTTCATCTACGACCCGGCCCCCAGCCCGGGCAGCACGCTGACGCCGGACCTGCCGGACGCGAACCGCTTCGGCGTGTCCGGTGGCCTCGGCTACAACTGGAACGGGCTGCGCGCGGACTTCGCGTACCAGTTCGTCAGCCTCTCCGACAAGGAGAGCTCGGCCCCGGGCATCCCCGGCGTCTACAACGGCTCCGCGCACGTGTTCGGTCTGACGCTCGGCTACTCCATGTAG